One window of Burkholderia cepacia GG4 genomic DNA carries:
- a CDS encoding LacI family DNA-binding transcriptional regulator — protein sequence MQDDMSTIQDVARHAAVSVSTVSNVLNGRTDQMKPATLERVKAAMDALQYRPSTLARQLKTGQTPLVGLLVPSMANPMYGYIAREIEACAQEQYGHRVLIGNTYRDAVKEASFFDDLFAHGVRRVIVISSLADESHLERAAERGMTVVSYDRRATPGEQSQVDHVTADNEAAARLATGCLVAAGHTRLAFATVAGITVSRSDKIRGFLAVAREAGVDGQVLDGGPANEYGDAVIVDVGRALGAALAADPARPTGLVAVNDLFALGLMAGLRDGGLRVPDDVSVVGMDGHFLSAISWPALTTVQLPVTDMAAEMVRRVMRHDGDPSSGPGQCVFPGVTLVERGSVAPPPRAVESGGGNA from the coding sequence ATGCAAGACGACATGAGTACGATTCAGGACGTGGCCCGTCATGCGGCCGTTTCGGTCAGCACGGTTTCGAACGTGCTCAACGGCCGCACCGATCAGATGAAGCCGGCGACGCTCGAACGCGTGAAGGCGGCGATGGACGCGCTGCAATACCGGCCGAGCACGCTCGCGCGCCAGCTCAAGACGGGGCAGACGCCGCTCGTCGGGCTGCTGGTGCCGTCGATGGCGAACCCGATGTACGGCTACATCGCACGCGAGATCGAGGCCTGCGCGCAGGAGCAGTACGGTCATCGCGTGCTGATCGGCAACACGTACCGCGACGCGGTCAAGGAAGCGTCGTTCTTCGACGACCTGTTCGCGCACGGCGTGCGGCGCGTGATCGTCATTTCGTCGCTCGCCGACGAAAGCCACCTCGAACGCGCGGCCGAACGCGGGATGACGGTCGTCAGCTACGACCGTCGCGCGACGCCCGGCGAGCAATCGCAGGTCGATCACGTGACGGCCGACAACGAGGCGGCCGCGCGGCTCGCGACCGGCTGTCTCGTCGCCGCGGGCCATACGCGGCTCGCCTTCGCGACGGTGGCCGGCATCACCGTGAGCCGCAGCGACAAGATTCGCGGCTTTCTCGCGGTGGCGCGCGAGGCGGGCGTCGACGGGCAAGTGCTCGACGGCGGTCCGGCGAACGAATACGGCGACGCGGTGATCGTCGACGTCGGGCGCGCGCTCGGCGCTGCGCTGGCGGCCGATCCGGCGCGGCCGACCGGCCTCGTCGCGGTCAACGACCTGTTCGCGCTCGGCCTGATGGCCGGGCTGCGCGACGGCGGGTTGCGCGTGCCGGACGACGTATCGGTGGTCGGGATGGACGGCCATTTCCTGTCGGCGATCTCGTGGCCGGCGCTGACCACGGTGCAACTGCCGGTCACGGACATGGCCGCGGAGATGGTGCGGCGCGTGATGCGGCACGACGGCGATCCGTCGTCCGGGCCCGGGCAGTGCGTGTTCCCGGGCGTCACGCTGGTCGAGCGCGGATCGGTCGCGCCGCCGCCGCGTGCGGTCGAATCGGGCGGAGGCAACGCATGA